Proteins from a genomic interval of Rosa chinensis cultivar Old Blush chromosome 2, RchiOBHm-V2, whole genome shotgun sequence:
- the LOC112190497 gene encoding cysteine-rich receptor-like protein kinase 10, which produces MSDYDVYLVAAKRHGSKIYGYMHILIDEWNIKPPSWVSADPCDGWEAQDEENAHGKKRQLLLIIFLPITMIIILIASVVCYLQRKLLKTKGKIIMCKLCRSESAFTSGSPSLQEFSFSTIKAATNTFSSENLLGEGGFGPVYKGKLLNGQEIAVKRLSKTSTQGLEEFRNEVTLTARLEHVNLVRVLRFCSKKEEKMLVYEYMPNKSLDFYLFDPSTKHFLDWTKRVHVIEGVTQGLLYLQEYSNLTIIHRDLKASNILLDHEMNAKISDFGMAKLFKKDEVEGNTGRIVGTYGYVPPEYVNKGIYSMKYDVYSFGVLLLQMTSGRRSTSFYGPNRSLHLLEYTLGWKFIKWACAFEPQQPY; this is translated from the exons ATGAGTGATTATGATGTTTATTTGGTTGCTGCAAAGAGGCATGGAAGCAAAATTT ATGGTTATATGCATATTCTTATTGATGAGTGGAATATAAAACCTCCTAGTTGGGTGAGTGCCGATCCTTGTGACGGCTGGGAAG CTCAGGATGAAGAAAATGCTCACGGAAAGAAGAGGCAGTTATTGCTTATAATTTTCCTTCCAATTACTATGATCATCATCCTCATAGCCTCTGTGGTGTGTTACCTGCAAAGAAAATTGTTGAAGACAAAAG GGAAGATAATTATGTGCAAGTTATGTCGATCAGAATCAGCTTTTACTAGTGGTTCTCCAAGTCTGCAGGAATTCAGCTTCTCCACTATCAAAGCGGCTACAAATACCTTCTCAAGTGAAAACTTGCTTGGAGAGGGTGGGTTTGGTCCTGTTTACAAG GGAAAATTGCTAAATGGACAGGAAATAGCTGTGAAACGTCTTTCAAAAACATCAACTCAAGGACTTGAGGAATTCAGAAATGAAGTTACACTCACTGCAAGACTAGAACATGTAAATCTAGTTCGCGTTCTTAGGTTTTGCAGtaagaaggaagagaaaatgCTGGTCTACGAATACATGCCTAACAAAAGCTTGGACTTCTACCTTTTTG ATCCTTCCACAAAGCATTTCCTAGACTGGACAAAGCGTGTGCATGTTATTGAAGGGGTTACTCAAGGACTCCTATATCTCCAAGAATACTCTAATTTGACAATTATTCACAGAGACCTAAAAGCTAGCAACATTTTACTTGACCATGAGATGAATGCTAAGATTTCCGACTTTGGAATGGCTAAACTTTTCAAGAAAGATGAAGTTGAAGGAAACACAGGCCGGATTGTTGGAACATA CGGCTATGTTCCTCCTGAATATGTAAATAAAGGTATATACTCCATGAAGTACGATGTCTACAGCTTCGGAGTTCTACTTTTGCAAATGACCAGTGGAAGGAGGAGTACAAGCTTCTACGGTCCGAACAGAAGTTTGCACCTTTTGGAATAT ACGCTTGGATGGAAATTCATTAAGTGGGCGTGTGCCTTCGAGCCTCAACAACCTTACTAA